In Kangiella koreensis DSM 16069, the DNA window TTCATCTTTGAGATAAGATAGGAAATTCTCGGCTATGCCAAGGTTACTATATTGTCTGTATATATCGGAGGATGACTTTACAATCTGATCTTTTTGCTCAGGTGAGATAAGAGAATTGATATGATCAAAATGCTTTGAAAGCTCTTTATTTCCGTTCTCTTTGGCTACTCTGGCCCAGGCATATGCCTTTTGAAGGTCTTTTTCACCGGTCAGTCCGTTCAAATAGACGACCGATAATATATATTGTGCATACTTGTCGCCCGCCTTGGCTAACTTTGAGTATAGCTGTTGTGATTCTTGGTATTGTTCATTTTTGAATAACTCATCTGCCTTTGCTATATCCGACTCATTAATCACGTAAAACTCTTGGTTACTTCCAAAAACTATCGAAGAGCAAGATAGTAGAACGATAGTAAGTAGTAATTTCTTGATATGCATAATCCTTTTTTCCTTTGCTTATTAAGTGATTGTCGTTTTTAGGACGTTATTGAAATTAGAATGGTGACAACAATTAATATTCATCTACTAGACAATATAATCATCAGTAGATGAAAATATACTTTAGCTAGGAAATTAATTCAGGGCCAGGTATATAATTGGCTAACCCTGATTTATCGAGCTGTGTAACAGTTTAGAAATCGAACAACTCTCCGAGCAGGCTTTTTTTCTTTTTACGCTTGTAGTGATCGTTGTCACTATATCCATGATGTGCTCGGCTTTGCTCGCGATATTTAGATTCTTTATAGTGGTCATCACGATATCTTGGCTCTTGAGCGTGAGGTTGTGGGTTTGTAGCTTGAGGTGCTGCAGCTGGCGCTGAACGCTCAATAATTTTGTCCAACTCACCACGATCCAGCCAAACACCGCGGCACTTAGGACAGTAGTCAATTTCAATTCCTTCGCGCGAGGTCATTACTAAATCAGCACCATCACAGACAGGGCATTGCATAGGGGTAACTCCTTTAACTTGATGTTTAATATATGTCTTCTTGTTTATAGCAATATTTTGGATGTTTGAGTATCAATCAAGGATAAAGATTGGTCAGCAAATGTAACAACGCTTAGTGATAGAGCTGAATGGTGAATGGATAAGTGTGCGGACTATTTAGTGTGTTCGTAAATATAAATTGTAAGGTTTCACCGAATCAGGCGAATAAGGTAGTAAATATAAGGATTTTTTAGGTAAAATCGTTTCCAAATGCCGTGTATTTAATGTAAAATTCGCGCTCTTAAAATTTTGAAAGCCTTCAAAAGCCTCGATTTCTGGCGCTTTTGGGGCTGTTTTGTACTTAAAACAGAGGATTTGAACGATATGGTAACCATTCGTTTAGCTCGTGGTGGTTCTAAAAAACGCCCATTTTACCACGTTGTAGTTGCTGATGTTCGCGCTCGTCGCGACGGCCGTTTCATTGAGCGTGTAGGTTTCTTTAACCCGGTAGCTCGTGGTAATGAAGAGCGTTTACGCCTTGATAATGACCGTATTCAACACTGGATCGGTGAAGGCGCGCAAACATCTACCCGCGTAGCGACTTTAATGAAACAAGCTGCTAAAGCTTAATTAAATCGTTCTAACAAACTGATTTAATAGGGTTTTCTATGTCACAAGCTTTTAAGCCGCTAATTGTCGGCAAATTAAACGGAGCTTCTGGCATAAAAGGGTGGGTAAAGGTTTTTTCCTATACTGACCCGAAGGAGAATATCCTGAATTATAGTCCCTGGTATTTGAAACTGGATGGCCAATGGCAACAGGTTTTAATTATCAATGGACGTGAGCAGGGAAAGACTGTGGTGGCTCAGCTTGAAGGTTGTAATGACCGTAATACAGCTGAGAGTTACCGTGGCGTTGAGATTGCAATTGATGAGTCTCAACTGCCTCAGCTTGAGGAAGGTGAATATTACTGGCGTGACCTGGTTGGGTTAACGGTGGTTAATGTTGCCGGAGACGAGATGGGAACAGTCGAGAAAATGATGGAAACGGGTGCTAATGACGTATTAGTGGTTAAAACTGCTTCGAAAGAAGAGTTGCTAATACCTTATGTTCCCGAGTATAGCGTGATCAAGGTTGATCTGGAGTCTAAGCAGATTACGGTTGACTGGGAGTTTGACGACCAGCCATGAATCACATGAGGTTCAGCGCATGAACATTCATGTGATTTCTTTGTTTCCGACCATGTTTGATGGGGTTATGGAGCAAGGCGTAGTCGGCAGAGCGGTCAAGCAGGGCAAAGTACATTTTGCTGTGACTAATCCGCGAGACTTCACAACGGATAAACATAGAACCGTTGACGATAGACCTTACGGTGGTGGGCCAGGCATGTTAATGATGACTGAACCGCTAGCCGAAGCAATTCGTTATGCTGAGACTCGCATGAGTCTTGAGACACCATCAGAACCTGTTTACAAAGTGTATTTGTCCCCACAAGGACGCCGCCTGAACCATCAGGTGGTTAAAGAATTGGCCGGAAAGCCAAACCTGCTATTTGTAGCAGGGCGCTATGAAGGGATTGATGAGCGAGTGATTGAGTCAGAAATTGATGATGAAATCTCGCTAGGCGACTTTGTTCTTAGTGGTGGTGAGATTGCAGCTATGGCTGTAATCGATGCGGTGGTCAGAATGCAGCCGGGCGTGCTCGGACATGAAGACTCTGCAAGTGAAGACTCTTTTGCGGAAGGTTTATTGGATCATCCGCATTATACAAGGCCTGAGATTTTTGAGGGCCAGCAGGTCCCGCCCATATTGCTCAGTGGCGATCATGAGAACATTCGTCGCTGGAGGCTGAAGCAATCTCTGGGGAGAACCTGGTTGAGACGTAAGGATTTGTTGGACGACATTCAACTGAATGATGAGCAACAAAAACTCTTACAGGAATTTATTGAAGAATACCAAGCAAGCGCTAACAAGTAGTCTTCGACCGATTAATTTTGAACGAGCGAGAGCTCGAATGAGGAGCATACAGCCATGAGTAACATTATCCAGCAATTAGAAGCTGAGCAAATGAACAAAGAGATCCCGACCTTTGGTGCCGGTGATACAGTTATTGTTCAAGTTAAAGTTAAAGAAGGTAACCGTGAGCGTTTACAGGCTTTTGAAGGCGTTGTTATCGCAAAGCGTAACCGCGGTCTTAACTCTGCATTCACAGTGCGTAAGATTTCTTCTGGTGTAGGCGTTGAGCGTACATTCCAATCTTACAGCCCAATGATTGACAGCATCGAAGTTAAGCGTCGTGGTGATGTTCGTAAAGCGAAAATCTACTACTTGCGTGAGCGTTCAGGTAAATCTGCACGTATTAAAGAAAAACTGGTTCTTAAAAAGTAAGATCAGTTCTTCGCTAAAAAAAGCAGTCCATTGGGCTGCTTTTTTTATGCCTCAAACTTTTATTCTGGTAAAGTTGAAGTTTACCAAGTTTTAGTTGTGGCGAGATGAGCGAATCGATTATTGAACAGTTCTGTGATCAGGTCTGGATGGAGCAGGGGTTATCCGATGCTACCTTGTCCAGCTATCGTAGTGATCTCAAATTGTTCAATCAGTGGCTCCAAAAGCAAGGCAAGGATTTGCTTCGCAGTTCACCATTCGACATCCAGCAATATTTAGCCGAGCGATATACCAAGCAATACAGTAGCCGTTCTACGGCTCGTTTTTTATCATCTGCCCGTAAGTTTTACCGTTACTTAATACAGTCGAATCAGATCAAGGTCGACCCGACACAGCAAATCGACAGCCCCAAAATTCAACCGCCAGTACCCAAGTCCCTAAGTGAAGACGAGGTGGATAGCTTGCTCAGTCAGCCTGATTTGGAGACGGCACTCGGTTTACGTGACAAAGCCATGCTGGAGCTTTTATACAGTAGTGGCCTGCGTATTACTGAGCTGATTTCAGTAGAAGTCAACCAGATTGGTTTCCAGCAGGGTGTAATGCGAGTGATTGGTAAGGGCAACAAGGAGCGATTAGTTCCGATTGGCGAAGAAGCATTACAGGCAATATCGCTATATATCAGACATGGTCGAGCAGAGCTGGCAAACGAAAAAGTTTGCGACTGGTTGTTTTTGAGCACCAGAGGGCAGAGAATGACGCGCCAGACTTTCTGGCATCGAATTAAGCTTTATGCCAAAACTGCAGGAATCAGAAAGCATTTATCGCCGCATACCTTACGTCATGCTTTTGCCACACACCTACTGAATCATGGGGCTGATTTGCGTACACTGCAAATGTTGTTAGGGCACAGTGATTTGTCAACCACACAAATCTATACTCACGTCGCTAAGGAACGGCTCAAGCAGCTCCATAGCGAGCATCATCCACGAGGTTGATGGTTATTAAAACCCATGTTTAGGGTGTAAATGTTTGTAAATCGGCTTAAAAGTTAGCTAGCGACTGGCTAGAATGGCATTCTTAACAGGTGTCTATATTTCTTAAGTTCACCTTTCCATAAATTCATTACGCATCTGAGTGGAGTCCCTATCAAGATGAAAAATCTGTTAATTATATTGATGCTTAGCTTAACTATTCCTTTAGCCTCTGCAGCTACCAAGGCTCTGAGTGAAGAGGAAGTTAAAGTGATGTTAGAAGCGCGTTTCCCGGGTGCATCGATAGACCATGTTTCTCCCTCAGAGGTGGACTCTCTGTATTCCTTCATGTTGCAAGGTGATCTTTATTATGTATCAAATGATGGGAAGTACCTGATCGATGGCAAAATGCTTGATATTTCAACAGAGCAAATTCGAAATATCTCACAGGAACGAATTTCTCAGCTCGATCAAATGAAGTCACCGATGCGTAAACGTGAAATGGCTAAGCTGAAAGATGAAGATATGGTTATTTTCAAAGCACCAAATGAAGAGCATGTCATTAGTGTTTTCACCGATATAGATTGTGGCTATTGCCAAAAAATGCATCGTGAGCGTGATGATTATTTAAGCCGGGGCATTACCATTCGCTATTTAGCATTCCCGCGCGCTGGATTAAAATCAAAATCAGCGGACAAACTACAAGGGATATGGTGCGCTAAAGATCAGCAGACAGCCATGACTGAAGCCAAGCTAGAGCGAAAGTACCGTGAAGGTAGTTGTACGACACCATTTGCTGAGCATATGAGCTTAGTCAGAAAGTTTGGTATTCGAGGAACGCCTGGCATTATCCTCGAAAATGGCGACTTAGTGGGTGGTTACCTGCCAGCTGAAATCATGCGCCAGCGTTTGGATCAGCTTAAGAAAGACACCAAGTAATAGTATTTTAGAATTCGAATGCCTGTTTTGTCACTTGATGAAGCAGGTTTTTTTGTGCTTGCGGCAATTAAAATCAAGGATAAAGCAGGGCTAAAACCTTGCGCCCGTCGCTGGCTAGAATAGTGAATGTTCGACAGGCCGCATCAGTTGCCATCACTTCCAGCGGAGTTCCCATCATTTGCGCTTGCTCCAAAAGATCCCAAGATGGAAACTGCTGATTTTTGCCGGTGCCTAAAATTACCACTTCATAATCGCTAATCTTTAGCTCTTCCAGTAACTCTTTATTAAGTTCGCTTGAATCCACCGGTAGTACATTCTCACGCAACACATCGAGCCCTACAACAATTGGGTCCTGATATGTCGCATCATTGATCATAATAGAGCCTGGGCTATAAGAGCGTATCTTGTAGCTCCCAGTGTTATTATCCAGCGAAAGATCCATGGGTGGTTTTCATCTATTGGAAGGAATCCCTATAATAGCAACTCATTGAACGCTGGATCAAAGTGTGAATTCGACAATTAACGATGACTCTATGAAAAAAATAATTCGACAGCGGCAGCCACAAGAAAGCACTAGCCCTTTGACCACTAGTTCTGTCTTGAATCGAATCTATTCCAATCGCGGAATACAAGACGCTGCTGAGCTTGATTATAACCTGAGCCAACTCCTTCCTTATCATGATCTGAAGGGGATTGATGTGGCTGTGGAGCTATTAGTCGAAGCTATTACTGAGCAAAGGCGCATATTGATTGTCGGGGATTTTGATGCTGATGGTGCAACCAGCAGTGCTTTGACCAAACTGGTATTGACTGACTTCGGGGCAAAGTATGTGGAATTCCTGGTGCCGAACCGATTTGAGTTTGGTTATGGTCTATCGCCTGAGTTAGTTGAGGTCGCCAAGGAGTTAAATCCAGATTTGATTGTTACAGTAGATAATGGGATTTCCAGTATTGCTGGGGTGAAAGCGGCACAAGAGGCCGGCATTAAGGTACTTATTACAGATCATCACTTGGCAGGTGATGAATTGCCGCAAGCGGATGCCATTGTGAACCCCAATCAGCCGGGAGACACTTTTCCTAGCAAAAATATGGCCGGTGTAGGTGTTGTATTTTATGTCTTGCTGGCATTGCGTGCTCGTTTACGCGATATCAACTGGTTTACAACACAAGCTATCGAAGAACCGAATTTGGCGCACAACCTTGACATAGTGGCGCTGGGAACTGTTGCTGACGTGGTGCCACTTGATAGCAATAATCGTTTGCTGGTGCATCATGGCTTGCGATTAATTCGAGCTGGTCGCTGCCGACCTGGTATCAGTGCTTTATTGCAATTAGCAAAACGACAACTGCACAAAGTGACAGCCACCGATTTAGGGTTTGCGGTAGGCCCTCGGCTTAATGCAGCCGGAAGATTAGATGATATGTCGATTGGCATTGAGTGTTTGTTGGCAGACGACAGCAAAACAGCAAAAGAGTTAGCGGATACGTTGCATAGCTTAAACAGCGACAGGCAGCAAGTTGAACAGGAGATGCAGGATGAAGCGCTCTCTAAGTTGGAAGAGGTTGACTGGCATGCTGGAGAGTTTGCACATTCGGTATGTTTATATGAGCCACATTGGCATCAAGGTGTTGTGGGGTTGTTAGCCTCGCGAATTAAAGAGAAAGTGAACAAACCTTGTATCGTTTTTGCCAATGCTGATGAAACTAGCATTAAAGGTTCGGCCCGCTCGGTGAAGGAGGTTCACATACGTGATGCTTTAGCGCTGGTAGATAGTCGTCACCCCCAGTTAATAGAAAAGTTTGGCGGGCATGCTATGGCTGCAGGCTTATCATTGGCTCTGGATAAATTAGAACAGTTTCAGCAAGCTTTTGAGAAAGCGGTGACTGATGTGTTGGGAGGAAGAGCGATAGAGGATGTCATCGAGACCGATGGCGAGCTGATGCCACAAGAGCTGACCATCGAGACTGCCGTAGAGTTAACTCAGGCAGGTCCATTCGGACAAGGATTTCCAGAGCCAGCATTTGATGGTGAGTTTGAAGTCTTGAATCATCGGATTGTTGGTGAGAACCATTTGAAATTGACCTTGCAAAAATACGGCCAGCAAGATCCAATCCAAGCGATTGCTTTTAGAATCGATGTGGAAGACTGGTTGTCACAGCCCGCACAAAAAATACGAGCTGTGTATAAGCCTGACATTAATGATTATTATAATGTTCCCGAGTTGCAGCTCATGATTCAATATTTTGAGCGTTTAGCTTGAGTCTGATATGCCGCTAAATAGAAGCTGACTTTTATCAGGACTCTCGCTCAGGGATTGCTGCGTCGCAAGCTTCGGCATCTCCGGTCCAGTTAGACGCCACTACACGGCCTTCCTGGTTATAACCCACCTGCACCCGACAGTGAACTTCTTTACGACCGCCAAACAGAGTAGTGCCAATGCTGCCAAAGAAGTTACCACCAAAGCCACCCACTCCGACCCGCATAGAGGGCTTATTTTTGATATCTCTGGTATTCCATTCCGCATAAGTTAAATCATTAACTTGTTGCTCACCTGTTGGTAGTCCCCAGGTTTGAATAATCGTTTCAATATTTGCGCCTTGCCAGGCAGTTAGCTTGCTATCAACTTCTGCAGGTTGAACGGTACTACAGGCGGATAAACTTAACATGGCAAATCCTGCCAATACGAGTGAAGTTTGCTTATTCATATACTGTCCTTAATGGTTCGCAGTGTTGGTTAATTTTTGCACGTCACTAACAGTGATACTAGTAATAGTCTGAACTTTTGCTGAATTCGTGATACTTATGTAAAATTTTTACCTTAAGTTAGAATCTATTCATGGACTTCTATAGAATGTATCGCAGTCATTAATAATTTTGAAATCAAGAGGTTAACATGCAATTACCCGTGGACACAGAGCAGCTGACCAGTTTTGCTCAAAGCAGTTGGCAAGTGATGCTAGATTATGCACCTAAAGTGATATCAGCGCTGGTAGTGCTGGTCATTGGTTTGATCATTATTCGTATGATCGTCAATGCTGTTCGTAAAGGCTTTCAAAAGAAAAACTTCGATGTGACGTTGCAACGTTTCCTGGTTAGCTTGATAAGTATTTTGCTCAAAGCTGCGCTGGTCATCACTGTTATTGGTATGCTTGGCATACAAATGACGACCTTTGTAGCCATGTTAGGTGCAGCCGGTTTAGCGATTGGTTTGGCTCTGTCAGGAACCTTGCAGAACTTCGCCGGTGGTGTAATCCTTTTGATTTTACGTCCATACAGAGTGGGCGACTTTGTTGAAATGCAGGGGCACTCAGGAACAGTCAAAGAGATTCAGATTTTTAACACCATTTTGACTACTCCGGATAATAAAACCATTATTATCCCTAATTCACCAATTTCTACAGGCTCTATGATTAACTACAGCACGCAGCCGAAACGCCGTGTTGATTTCACCATTGGCATTGGCTATGACGATGATATTGATACTGCGCGTAATGTGATTCTTGCTGTTATTGATAAAGACGACCGCATTCATAAAGATCCCGAGCCATTTATAGCGGTATCTGCTCTAGCTGATAGCTCAGTTAATTTTGTATTAAGAGTTTGGGCTGATAGTGGCGATTACTGGGGCGTATATTTTGAAAACTTGGAAGCTATCAAAAAGGCGTTAGATGCCAATAACATCAGTATTCCCTATCCTCAGCGAGATGTGCACTTACATACTGTTGAAAAATAGACCATTTTTTGAATATCAAAGGCGTCTTAGGACGCCTTTTTTAATGCGATGAAGGTAATCTCATGGAAAAGAGGGTGCCAATAACGGCTAGAAACTGTACAATTAGCGCCCAATTTTTATCGGGTAGAGTTGTCTTTCTCTGCCGAAGTTTGTGATACGAGTCAGGTGGTTATGCAAGTACATTTAAGCGCGTTAGGGTGTCGATTGAATGAAGCGGAGCTTCAAAACTGGGCGAATTCTTTCCAGCGTTTGGGCTTGTCTTTGACCTCTGAGGTAGATGCTGCGGATTTGATTGTATTGAATACTTGCGCAGTAACTGCTGAGGCTGCCCGTAAATCTCGCCAAACAGTACGCCGTTTCCACCGCGCCAATCCACAAGCTCGTAAGGTTGTCACAGGTTGTTATGCTTCATTAGAACCTGAAGAAGTTGCTCAGATTATGGGTGTTGATCTGGTGGTTGTGAATGAAGACAAAGATGCCTTGGTAGAACAAGCTAAGCAACTTCTTGATATTCCTGCGATGCCAGAGTTTGCTACTGAGCCAGGCGAAAGTGCCTTATTTGCGCGTAATCGCGAGCGCGCCTTTATTAAAATTCAAGACGGCTGTCGCTATCGTTGCACCTACTGCATCGTGACAGTAGCGCGCGGTGAAGAGCGTAGTCGAACCATTCAAGATTTAGTAGATGAAGTGAATCAGTTGCACGCTGAAGGAGTGCAGGAAATTGTCCTAGCAGGTGTACACGTTGGTGGTTATGGCTCTGATATAGACTCAAGTTTATATGAATTAGTGGAAACCATATTGCGTGACACCGATATGCCACGCATTCGCTTTGCTTCGGTTGAGCCATGGGATTTAGGGGAGAACTTTTTTGAGTTGTTCGCTAACCCTCGATTAATGCCACACATGCACCTTCCCATTCAAAGTGGAGCCGACACCGTCTTAAGACGTATGTCTCGCCGTTGCAAAACCTCCTCTTTTAGCGAGCTTGTGAACCAAGCAAAAACGCAGGTTGCAGGATTTAACGTGACTACCGATGTGATTGTCGGCTTCCCCGGCGAAACTGACGAAGAGTTTGAGTTAACCATGCAGTATATCGAAGAGGTAGGCTTCGGGCATATTCACATTTTTACCTATTCCGACCGTGAAGGGACCAAAGCTGCCCGACTACCGGGAAAAATCACTAAGGAGATCAAGAAAGAACGTAGCCATCGACTGCATGAATTAGCGGCTAGACTAAAAGTTGCAGAGTTAGAGCGTCAGGTGGGTTTAATCGTTCCAGTGCTTTGGGAGAGCTCTAATCAATACACCGAAGAGGGCAATCAACGCTACTTTGGCTATACGCCTAACTATCATAAAATTGCCACAGAAATTCCTCCAGGTTTGAGTCCTGAAAGAACCATTCTTAATACAAAAATAGAAAGTGTTGATGCTGAACATGGCTATTTGAATGGGCTAATTATTGATGAGATTCCTCGGCAGGAGTCGCCGGTTATTCAAGTTAGAACGATCGGGTAGATTGTGTGGTTAATGGCATGAAAAAAGGGCTGGTTTCAGCCCTTTTTTTGTATCTGTTATGCTTAATTATCTGCTGTTTCGGGTTCTTCGGGGTTCAAAAAACGCTCTGCTTCTTTATTGATGATTTCTAGTTCGGCCAGTAGTTCCCCGTGTAACTCTTCCAGTTTGTTGTATTGCTGTTTCTTCAGTCGGGTTTCATAAACATTGCTGAGGTGTTTGAGTTTTGGGGTTCCAACATAACAGCTTGCTCCGTGTAGTTTATGAACATGTTGCAAGAGTTGATCAAAGTCTTGGGATTGGTAAGCAGCATGGATATTGCGACCAGTTTCAAAGTTTGAATCTACCAACATTTTTAGCATATCGATTGCCAGCTGCTCATTGTTGTTGGCCAATTTTAAACTTAAACTCCAATCCAATGTTTGGTCCTGTTCTGCTTCGTCTAGCTTCCTTTCTTCCGGCTCGGTTGGAGTGAGGTCGGAAGCAGCTTGAGTCCATTTGAGCAACAAGTTAATTAAAGCCTGCTCGGAAACGGGTTTGGTCATGTAGTCATCCATTCCAGCTTCAAGTAGTTGCTCGCGTTCGCTGGCCATTGCATGTGCAGTTAAAGCTATGATTGGAGTATTCAGGTTTGTGCGATTGGCTCGGATTGTGCGGGTGGCTTCAAGTCCGTCCATTTCCGGCATCTGAATATCCATTAAGATAGCGTCGTAAACTTTGTTTTTACTGAGTGATACTGCCTGCATACCACTTTCAGCAGCATCAACTTTAATATTTAGATCCTGGAGCAGAGTAGTCACCAGGCGCAAATTCGCAGGGTTATCATCAACTGCTAATACATAAATATTTTTCAGTAAGCTGGCATCGCCAATTACAGTTGGAGCAGGCTCTTTACCAGAAGCAGCAAGTGGTGTTTTCAGTAGTTCAATCAATGAATTATACAATGCGCGATGGGTGACCGGTTTGGTCATGGCACGACTGACGCCAATCGAGTGCAGGTGTTCAAGGAAGTCAGCGTTTCCAGCCGTGCTAAAGGTAATGACCGGGCAAAGTAGCTGAGTTTGAGCCTTATTACAGATGTACTCAAGTTGTTGTTGGCGACGGCGGAAGCGCTGACCACCAATGACTATAAGCTCAATACTTTTGCCACTTTGGCTGTATAGATCAATTTCTGTCATCAGGTCATCAATCTTATCGAAAGAGCGCACCAACATGCTCCAGTCTTCAAGAATTTGAGTGATCGACAATCGGGTCGAAGGATGAGGGTCGAATACCAGCACTGATTTGTTGGCCAGGAATTCACCTGTCAGGCCATCTTCTGGAAGTGAGTCTGTACGCTCACATTGCAAAGTAAACCAGAAAGTTGAGCCATCGCCAGCAGTGCTGTTTACACCAATGTTACCACCCATCTTTTCAACCAGTGATTTAGAGATCACCAATCCCAGACCAGTGCCACCAAACTCGCGCTTAGTTGAACTGTCGGCCTGACTGAATGCTTTAAACAGGTTGCGCTGTTGTTCTTGAGTTAAGCCAATGCCAGAATCTTTAACCTGAACTTTAAGTTTAAGCCCTTTTTGATTTTCTGACTCAACTTCGGCATACAGCTCAACACTTCCGGATTTAGTAAACTTAATGGCGTTATTAACGAGATTGGTAATGATCTGTTTGATTCGAATTGGGTCGCCCAGCAAAGCTTTGGGAACATCGGAGTAAATAAGCGAAACTAGCTCAATGCCTTTCTTATTGGCGTTGGGTCCTAACATCCTGAATATGTCATCAACACACTCACGAAGGTCAAAGGGGTAACGTTCAAAGGACATTTTAC includes these proteins:
- the recJ gene encoding single-stranded-DNA-specific exonuclease RecJ, whose product is MKKIIRQRQPQESTSPLTTSSVLNRIYSNRGIQDAAELDYNLSQLLPYHDLKGIDVAVELLVEAITEQRRILIVGDFDADGATSSALTKLVLTDFGAKYVEFLVPNRFEFGYGLSPELVEVAKELNPDLIVTVDNGISSIAGVKAAQEAGIKVLITDHHLAGDELPQADAIVNPNQPGDTFPSKNMAGVGVVFYVLLALRARLRDINWFTTQAIEEPNLAHNLDIVALGTVADVVPLDSNNRLLVHHGLRLIRAGRCRPGISALLQLAKRQLHKVTATDLGFAVGPRLNAAGRLDDMSIGIECLLADDSKTAKELADTLHSLNSDRQQVEQEMQDEALSKLEEVDWHAGEFAHSVCLYEPHWHQGVVGLLASRIKEKVNKPCIVFANADETSIKGSARSVKEVHIRDALALVDSRHPQLIEKFGGHAMAAGLSLALDKLEQFQQAFEKAVTDVLGGRAIEDVIETDGELMPQELTIETAVELTQAGPFGQGFPEPAFDGEFEVLNHRIVGENHLKLTLQKYGQQDPIQAIAFRIDVEDWLSQPAQKIRAVYKPDINDYYNVPELQLMIQYFERLA
- the rimM gene encoding ribosome maturation factor RimM (Essential for efficient processing of 16S rRNA) — encoded protein: MSQAFKPLIVGKLNGASGIKGWVKVFSYTDPKENILNYSPWYLKLDGQWQQVLIINGREQGKTVVAQLEGCNDRNTAESYRGVEIAIDESQLPQLEEGEYYWRDLVGLTVVNVAGDEMGTVEKMMETGANDVLVVKTASKEELLIPYVPEYSVIKVDLESKQITVDWEFDDQP
- a CDS encoding thioredoxin fold domain-containing protein, whose protein sequence is MKNLLIILMLSLTIPLASAATKALSEEEVKVMLEARFPGASIDHVSPSEVDSLYSFMLQGDLYYVSNDGKYLIDGKMLDISTEQIRNISQERISQLDQMKSPMRKREMAKLKDEDMVIFKAPNEEHVISVFTDIDCGYCQKMHRERDDYLSRGITIRYLAFPRAGLKSKSADKLQGIWCAKDQQTAMTEAKLERKYREGSCTTPFAEHMSLVRKFGIRGTPGIILENGDLVGGYLPAEIMRQRLDQLKKDTK
- the trmD gene encoding tRNA (guanosine(37)-N1)-methyltransferase TrmD translates to MNIHVISLFPTMFDGVMEQGVVGRAVKQGKVHFAVTNPRDFTTDKHRTVDDRPYGGGPGMLMMTEPLAEAIRYAETRMSLETPSEPVYKVYLSPQGRRLNHQVVKELAGKPNLLFVAGRYEGIDERVIESEIDDEISLGDFVLSGGEIAAMAVIDAVVRMQPGVLGHEDSASEDSFAEGLLDHPHYTRPEIFEGQQVPPILLSGDHENIRRWRLKQSLGRTWLRRKDLLDDIQLNDEQQKLLQEFIEEYQASANK
- a CDS encoding TFIIB-type zinc ribbon-containing protein, whose amino-acid sequence is MQCPVCDGADLVMTSREGIEIDYCPKCRGVWLDRGELDKIIERSAPAAAPQATNPQPHAQEPRYRDDHYKESKYREQSRAHHGYSDNDHYKRKKKKSLLGELFDF
- the rplS gene encoding 50S ribosomal protein L19, whose translation is MSNIIQQLEAEQMNKEIPTFGAGDTVIVQVKVKEGNRERLQAFEGVVIAKRNRGLNSAFTVRKISSGVGVERTFQSYSPMIDSIEVKRRGDVRKAKIYYLRERSGKSARIKEKLVLKK
- a CDS encoding tetratricopeptide repeat protein, producing MHIKKLLLTIVLLSCSSIVFGSNQEFYVINESDIAKADELFKNEQYQESQQLYSKLAKAGDKYAQYILSVVYLNGLTGEKDLQKAYAWARVAKENGNKELSKHFDHINSLISPEQKDQIVKSSSDIYRQYSNLGIAENFLSYLKDEFPKCTGSRLQVNVNACERIQVTCNINSVWGANTIPDIVSSFGKDCLEFAAKIQPENLKKMKAGIELMEEYIQEERKKGTVIISEEK
- the rpsP gene encoding 30S ribosomal protein S16, which codes for MVTIRLARGGSKKRPFYHVVVADVRARRDGRFIERVGFFNPVARGNEERLRLDNDRIQHWIGEGAQTSTRVATLMKQAAKA
- the xerD gene encoding site-specific tyrosine recombinase XerD, which produces MSESIIEQFCDQVWMEQGLSDATLSSYRSDLKLFNQWLQKQGKDLLRSSPFDIQQYLAERYTKQYSSRSTARFLSSARKFYRYLIQSNQIKVDPTQQIDSPKIQPPVPKSLSEDEVDSLLSQPDLETALGLRDKAMLELLYSSGLRITELISVEVNQIGFQQGVMRVIGKGNKERLVPIGEEALQAISLYIRHGRAELANEKVCDWLFLSTRGQRMTRQTFWHRIKLYAKTAGIRKHLSPHTLRHAFATHLLNHGADLRTLQMLLGHSDLSTTQIYTHVAKERLKQLHSEHHPRG
- a CDS encoding Mth938-like domain-containing protein, which gives rise to MDLSLDNNTGSYKIRSYSPGSIMINDATYQDPIVVGLDVLRENVLPVDSSELNKELLEELKISDYEVVILGTGKNQQFPSWDLLEQAQMMGTPLEVMATDAACRTFTILASDGRKVLALLYP
- a CDS encoding mechanosensitive ion channel family protein; this translates as MQLPVDTEQLTSFAQSSWQVMLDYAPKVISALVVLVIGLIIIRMIVNAVRKGFQKKNFDVTLQRFLVSLISILLKAALVITVIGMLGIQMTTFVAMLGAAGLAIGLALSGTLQNFAGGVILLILRPYRVGDFVEMQGHSGTVKEIQIFNTILTTPDNKTIIIPNSPISTGSMINYSTQPKRRVDFTIGIGYDDDIDTARNVILAVIDKDDRIHKDPEPFIAVSALADSSVNFVLRVWADSGDYWGVYFENLEAIKKALDANNISIPYPQRDVHLHTVEK